Proteins co-encoded in one Corvus moneduloides isolate bCorMon1 chromosome 7, bCorMon1.pri, whole genome shotgun sequence genomic window:
- the LOC116446585 gene encoding tubulin alpha-5 chain has protein sequence MRECISVHVGQAGVQMGNTCWELYCLEHGIQPDGQMPSDKTIGGGDDSFTTFFCETGAGKHVPRAIFVDLEPTVIDEVRGGVYRQLFHPEQLITGKEDAANNYARGHYTIGKEIIDQVLDRIRKLADQCTGLQGFLVFHSFGGGTGSGFTSLLMERLSVDYGKKSKLEFSIYPAPQVSTAVVEPYNSILTTHTTLEHSDCAFMVDNEAIYDICRRNLDIERPTYTNLNRLISQIVSSITASLRFDGALNVDLTEFQTNLVPYPRIHFPLATYAPVISAEKAYHEQLSVAEITNSCFEPANQMVKCDPRHGKYMACCLLYRGDVVPKDVNAAIATIKTKRSIQFVDWCPTGFKVGINYQPPTVVPGGDLAKVQRAVCMLSNTTAIAEAWARLDHKFDLMYAKRAFVHWYVGEGMEEGEFSEAREDMAALEKDYEEVGLDSYEDEEEGEE, from the exons ATG cgcGAGTGCATCTCCGTCCACGTCGGCCAGGCCGGCGTCCAGATGGGCAACACCTGCTGGGAGCTGTACTGCCTGGAGCACGGCATCCAGCCCGACGGGCAGATGCCCAGCGACAAAACCATCGGCGGAGGGGACGACTCCTTCACCACCTTCTTCTGTGAGACTGGGGCTGGGAAGCACGTCCCACGGGCCATCTTTGTGGACCTGGAGCCCACGGTGATTG ATGAGGTTCGGGGAGGTGTCTACCGCCAGCTCTTCCACCCCGAGCAGCTGATCACTGGCAAGGAAGATGCTGCCAACAACTATGCCCGTGGGCACTACACCATCGGCAAAGAGATCATTGATCAAGTGCTGGACAGGATCCGTAAGCTG GCTGACCAGTGCACAGGCCTCCAGGGATTCCTCGTGTTTCACAGCTTTGGAGGGGGCACTGGCTCTGGATTCACCTCCCTGTTGATGGAGCGACTCTCCGTTGATTACGGCAAGAAGTCCAAGCTGGAATTCTCCATCTACCCGGCACCACAAGTCTCCACTGCTGTGGTAGAACCCTACAACTCCATTCTCACCACCCACACTACACTGGAGCACTCAGACTGTGCTTTCATGGTGGACAACGAGGCCATCTATGACATCTGCCGTCGGAACCTGGACATTGAACGCCCAACCTACACCAACTTGAACAGACTCATCAGCCAGATTGTCTCATCCATCACAGCATCCCTGCGGTTTGACGGAGCCCTGAATGTGGATCTGACTGAGTTCCAGACCAACCTGGTGCCCTACCCTCGCATTCACTTCCCCCTGGCCACCTATGCCCCTGTCATCTCCGCAGAGAAGGCTTATCATGAGCAGCTGTCGGTAGCTGAAATCACCAACTCCTGCTTTGAGCCAGCCAACCAGATGGTGAAGTGTGACCCTCGCCATGGCAAGTACATGGCCTGCTGCCTGCTGTACCGCGGGGACGTGGTGCCCAAGGATGTCAACGCCGCCATCGCCACCATCAAGACCAAGCGCAGCATCCAGTTTGTGGACTGGTGCCCCACGGGCTTCAAGGTGGGCATCAACTACCAGCCGCCCACAGTGGTGCCGGGGGGGGACCTGGCCAAGGTGCAGCGTGCTGTCTGCATGCTGAGCAACACCACGGCCATCGCCGAGGCCTGGGCTCGCCTGGACCACAAGTTTGACCTGATGTACGCCAAGCGCGCCTTCGTGCACTGGTACGTGGGCGAGGGCATGGAGGAAGGGGAGTTCTCTGAGGCGCGGGAAGACATGGCCGCTCTCGAGAAGGATTACGAGGAAGTGGGCCTGGACTCCTATGAGGATGAAGAAGAGGGTGAGGAGTAG
- the STK16 gene encoding serine/threonine-protein kinase 16 isoform X2, whose amino-acid sequence MGQTLCVCSRGTVSLGGARYLLLHRLAEGGFSYVDLVEGLRDGRFYALKRILCHDKEDRQAALHEVEMHGLFDHPNILRLVAHCMVEKGAKHEAWLLLPYVKGGTLWREVEALREKGTFMPEQRILLILHGICRGLQAIHSKGYAHRDLKPTNVLLDEDDQPVLMDLGSMNQARIEVNSSREAMAVQDWAAQRCTISYRAPELFTVPSQCIIDERTDIWSLGCVLYCMMFGEGPYDAIFQKGDSVALAVQNPLTLPSTTRHSAALQRLLFSMMTVNPQERPSINEILHQLEGLQPAPAGQDTTQI is encoded by the exons ATGGGGCAGACGCTGTGCGTCTGCTCCCGGGGCACCGTCAGCCTGGGGGGAGCGCGGTACCTCCTGCTCCACCGCCTGGCAGAGGG GGGCTTCAGCTATGTGGACCTGGTGGAGGGGCTGCGGGATGGGCGCTTCTACGCCCTGAAGCGCATCCTGTGCCATGACAAGGAAGATCGCCAGGCCGCCCTGCACGAGGTGGAGATGCACGGCCTCTTCGACCACCCCAACATCCTGCGCCTGGTGGCCCACTGCATGGTGGAGAAGGGTGCCAAGCACGAAGCCTGGCTTCTCCTGCCCTATGTGAAG GGTGGGACCCTCTGGAGAGAGGTGGAAGCACTGCGAGAGAAAGGGACCTTCATGCCAGAGCAGCggatcctcctcatcctccatGGGATCTGCCGTGGGCTGCAAGCCATCCACAGCAAGGGCTATGCACACAG GGACCTCAAGCCCACCAATGTGCTGCTGGATGAGGATGACCAGCCTGTTCTGATGGACCTGGGCTCCATGAACCAAGCTCGCATCGAAGTCAACAGCTCTCGGGAGGCCATGGCTGTGCAG GACTGGGCTGCCCAGCGCTGCACCATCTCCTACCGTGCCCCCGAGCTCTTCACAGTGCCGAGCCAGTGTATCATAGATGAGCGTACGGATATCTGG TCCCTAGGCTGTGTGCTGTACTGCATGATGTTTGGAGAGGGCCCCTATGATGCCATCTTCCAGAAGGGTGACAGTGTAGCTCTGGCAGTTCAGAACCCCCTCACGTTGCCCTCCACAAccag GCACTCGGCTGCCTTGCAGCGCCTGCTGTTCTCCATGATGACAGTGAATCCCCAGGAGAGACCCAGCATAAATGAAATCCTCCACcagctggaggggctgcagccagcaccagcGGGACAGGACACCACGCAGATCTga
- the STK16 gene encoding serine/threonine-protein kinase 16 isoform X3 — protein sequence MPESRSVFEAAQDPELLRGLTLVTGFAADAGVSELAPGSHEKPTAPSCEEKAHGVAEVPERMCCLTCGQVFGSREEQTEHYRLDWHRFNLKQRLLGHRTLPAEVFEEKTRTGDVSSISGSDSDSSDVSSESELLPSASDSPWTRQVPRSHKVLLRNAKGQLISAYRCVLVTGKDGIEDTVELTASLQSLSASTCWVVLMMGGGHFAGAVFRGPQVQEHKTFHRYTVRARRGTAQGVRDAQSPGSAPRSAGASLRRYNEAALLKDIQDLLAVWAQHLNEAQRIFLRAPRHNRALLFSGRNPALTRGDPRICHIPLSTRRATLREVLRVHTTLASLQVYGKDTPLEDITGSPRKVWQKRQWKPEVDSLQEDTTAPVLSPPSAPEEEEEEEESPAGELETVEVTLGTLDLREFEVMPKRNRKRRKKRNKKVEKGPCAEETGHQCGQPGLEPVTELQGEAEAGLLPWSNGGDPQTQLCDALFTACKTGDVRTLRHLLGVPENRGLPGDIEDGEMAPSLDMAHALLNQPVDEHGRTLLHVAARAGKAEAVRLLLEAGADPALRDRQEKTPYCASADRLTRNAFRKFMVDHPDKYDYSRAKVPGPLTQEMEAKKLEKKRAQKAQRKQREQAQREERQRWEQEQKEKQQFAALSDREKRALAAERRLAAQLQDTGTSLANIRGFSYVDLVEGLRDGRFYALKRILCHDKEDRQAALHEVEMHGLFDHPNILRLVAHCMVEKGAKHEAWLLLPYVKGGTLWREVEALREKGTFMPEQRILLILHGICRGLQAIHSKGYAHRDLKPTNVLLDEDDQPVLMDLGSMNQARIEVNSSREAMAVQDWAAQRCTISYRAPELFTVPSQCIIDERTDIWSLGCVLYCMMFGEGPYDAIFQKGDSVALAVQNPLTLPSTTRHSAALQRLLFSMMTVNPQERPSINEILHQLEGLQPAPAGQDTTQI from the exons ATGCCGGAGAGCAGGTCCGTGTTCGAGGCCGCTCAGGACCCTGAACTCCTGCGCGGGCTGACCCTTGTCACCGGATTTGCTGCGGATGCGGGTGTTTCCGAGCTGGCACCTGGGAGCCACG AGAAACCTACAGCACCCAGCTGTGAGGAGAAGGCCCATGGGGTCGCTGAGGTGCCAGAGAGGATGTGTTGCTTGACCTGCGGGCAGGTGTTTGGGAGCCGGGAGGAGCAg ACTGAGCACTACCGTCTTGATTGGCACCGCTTCAACCTGAAGCAGCGACTCCTGGGGCACCGCACGCTGCCTGCCGAAGTGTTTGAGGAGAAAACCCGCACAG gtgATGTTTCCAGCATCTCAGGATCCGACTCAGATAGCTCTGATGTGAGCAGTGAGTCAGAGTTGCTTCCCTCTGCCAGTGACAGCCCCTGGACCCGCCAGGTTCCCCGCTCCCACAAGGTGCTGCTGCGCAATGCAAAGGGCCAGCTCATCTCTGCGTACCGCTGCGTGCTGGTCACTGGGAAG GATGGCATTGAGGACACGGTGGAGCTGACAGCATCGCTGCAGAGCCTCAGTGCAAGCACGTGCTGGGTTGTGCTGATGATGGGTGGCGGGCACTTCGCAGGAGCAGTGTTCCGGGG CCCACAGGTGCAGGAGCACAAGACCTTCCACCGCTACACGGTGCGAGCACGGCGGGGCACAGCCCAGGGCGTTCGGGATGCCCAGAGCCCAGGGTCAGCACCCAGATCAGCTGGGGCCTCCCTGCGCCGCTACAACGAGGCTGCGCTGCTCAAG gATATTCAGGACCTCCTGGCAGTCTGGGCACAGCACCTGAATGAAGCTCAGCGCATCTTCCTCCGCGCCCCTCGTCACAACCGTGCGCTGCTCTTCAGCGGCAGGAACCCAGCCCTCACCCGAGGGGACCCTCGCATCTGCCACATCCCCCTCAGCACCCGCAGGGCCACCCTGCGAGAGGTGCTGCGAGTCCACACCACGCTGGCCAGCCTGCAGGTGTATG ggaaggacACACCACTGGAAGATATCACTGGGTCCCCCCGTAAGGTCTGGCAGAAGAGGCAGTGGAAACCAGAGGTGGATTCCCTGCAGGAGGACACAACTG CCCCAGTCTTATCACCCCCCTCAGCcccggaggaggaggaagaggaggaggaaagcccTGCAGGGGAACTGGAAACTGTGGAAGTGACACTGGGGACCTTGGACCTCCGGGAGTTTGAAGTGATGCCTAAGCGAAACCgcaaaaggaggaagaagaggaacaAGAAGGTGGAGAAAG GGCCTTGTGCTGAAGAGACTGGACACCAGTGTGGGCAGCCTGGCCTGGAGCCAGTGACAGAGCTGCAGGGGGAGGCTGAGGCTGGACTGCTTCCCTGGAGCAATGGAG GAGACCCTCAGACCCAGCTCTGCGATGCTCTGTTCACTGCCTGCAAGACAGGGGATGTGCGGACACTGCGGCACCTCTTGGGTGTGCCAGAGAACAGGGGCCTGCCGGGGGACATCGAGGATGGGGAGATGGCACCATCTCTGGATATGGCCCACGCCCTGCTGAACCAGCCTGTGGATGAGCACGGCCGCACCCTGCTTCACGTGGCAGCACGGGCAGGCAAGGCTGAGGCTGTGCgtctgctgctggaggcaggggCGGACCCTGCCCTCAG ggacaggcaggagaagACCCCGTACTGCGCGTCTGCTGACAGACTGACCCGCAACGCCTTCCGCAAGTTCATGGTGGACCATCCAGACAAGTATGACTACAGCCGTGCCAAG GTGCCAGGGCCCCTGACACAGGAGATGGAGGCCaagaagctggagaagaagCGGGCACAGAAAGCCCAGCGGAAGCAACGGGAGCAAGCACAGCGGGAGGAGCGGCAgcgctgggagcaggagcagaaagagaaacagcagtTTGCAGCCCTGTCTGACAGGGAGAAG AGGGCACTGGCTGCTGAGCGGAGGttggctgcacagctgcaggacaCCGGCACAAGTCTTGCCAACATCAG GGGCTTCAGCTATGTGGACCTGGTGGAGGGGCTGCGGGATGGGCGCTTCTACGCCCTGAAGCGCATCCTGTGCCATGACAAGGAAGATCGCCAGGCCGCCCTGCACGAGGTGGAGATGCACGGCCTCTTCGACCACCCCAACATCCTGCGCCTGGTGGCCCACTGCATGGTGGAGAAGGGTGCCAAGCACGAAGCCTGGCTTCTCCTGCCCTATGTGAAG GGTGGGACCCTCTGGAGAGAGGTGGAAGCACTGCGAGAGAAAGGGACCTTCATGCCAGAGCAGCggatcctcctcatcctccatGGGATCTGCCGTGGGCTGCAAGCCATCCACAGCAAGGGCTATGCACACAG GGACCTCAAGCCCACCAATGTGCTGCTGGATGAGGATGACCAGCCTGTTCTGATGGACCTGGGCTCCATGAACCAAGCTCGCATCGAAGTCAACAGCTCTCGGGAGGCCATGGCTGTGCAG GACTGGGCTGCCCAGCGCTGCACCATCTCCTACCGTGCCCCCGAGCTCTTCACAGTGCCGAGCCAGTGTATCATAGATGAGCGTACGGATATCTGG TCCCTAGGCTGTGTGCTGTACTGCATGATGTTTGGAGAGGGCCCCTATGATGCCATCTTCCAGAAGGGTGACAGTGTAGCTCTGGCAGTTCAGAACCCCCTCACGTTGCCCTCCACAAccag GCACTCGGCTGCCTTGCAGCGCCTGCTGTTCTCCATGATGACAGTGAATCCCCAGGAGAGACCCAGCATAAATGAAATCCTCCACcagctggaggggctgcagccagcaccagcGGGACAGGACACCACGCAGATCTga